Part of the Leptodactylus fuscus isolate aLepFus1 chromosome 6, aLepFus1.hap2, whole genome shotgun sequence genome, CTCACCTCATCTTGAATATTTTCGTTGTCAATAAATTTAGAGAACTGAACAGTTGGCGTCCACGGGTCATTCTGGTTATAAATGCTACTGCTCACACCTTCCTCTTCCTTGCGTTTGGTTACAGCTAACTTGTACCTGGAAGGGAAAAGAAAATACAGTAGTACAAAGCCAATATGGCgggattcacactagtgttggagaCTCTGTCGCTGAATGTGCCTAAAATCGGCGCAGAGAAAACTGCTACAGCTGCTTCTCTGGTAGTGACACCCATGATTGGAGTCCTTTTACATATATTGCATTGCTTCAAGGGTTGTCTCTGAACCTTGTTATCATCTGAAGCTCTCGAGTGATAGACAGTTTCTATGTTTAAGGTGGAAAGTGCAAAAATACTCATATTGAAAGTATTAAATAGTTACACAAGGGTGTCTGGATAATCTCTACATGTTAGAACTATCCCCTTACAATATACTGGTCACTAAGTGCCCCCTGCTGGTAGCACAGTGGTAAATCCGGGGAATTCTAGTATTAAGATTTCAGTTTCTCTGCAGTGCCACCCCTGAAGAAATACAGAATTACATTTTGACCATTCAAATTAAAGGGCTGTCTCTGTAATGCAGGACAAGACAGGTCCTACAGTGCAAGAAACTGAGTACTCCATACTCTAGCCAAGAGATTACAGACCTGAACAGTGAATTTTATTTTCcgcactatcagtatgtctttggagtgtggaaggaaatccacagaaacacagggagaacatacaaactctttgcagatgttgtccttggtaggattcgaatccaggactccagcacaacaaggctgtagtgctaaccactgagccagagaGCTGCTTCTAACCAGTGAATTTCTGCTTCCCTAACCCCCACGACTACCCTGACAGACTACACCGTATATGAAAATTAACTTTATAAAAATGGACGACCATTTTAAGGCTATACCATTGCTCATGTGGTATTTGCAGGCTTTTGGACGTAGGTATAATTTTACCACTAAATCCAGGAGCTTTAAGCTCCATATTGGAAGGGAATGGAACATGACTACTGGACATGGCTAAATAATAaccaaaatgtgccagaattccgGTGTAATTTGCTCCAAAAAGCTTGCACCACTTTTAGACCCACATTGCCGAaacacagattttgttgcgtttttttgagccaacgccaaGAATGGATTCAAGAGGAATGTGAACTATAAAggatgttcttatacttctaccttctcctcaaaccactcctggcattggctcaaaaaaacagcagcaaaatctgcaacaaaaaaaaactgctacaaaaaaagctgcattactgccacgtggggccttagccttaaaagggttgtcctaccacaaggatcctatctatactgctagtttatgtggatttaagacttttcccaaatgcattgctttatcaaaactgctttgtttggcccctatcttaatttattcacttcattgtttacactccgtttctatggcccttgggattatctgcttatttgtcaagtgatgtagctgcctgctctcaggggggaggggctgagagcagctctgagctgtttgtgtctgataagtagcggagcttctcagataggggaggtgagagctccaggatttctgagtctcttatcagtcagtttaattgaatttggctgacaagggctgagatagggagtccattacctctttatgtaatgcaaactgactcaaatccagctctgctacatcagcttcacattgtggtaattcatttacaaccaattccGTGCaattgaaaccccgcccacctatgtgccgagaaaagcaggaagtgaagagagcacaacagcctgcaggttagtgaacaagcgtcatgggaatacccctttaagaaatatctTCGACCTTTTTTAGATGCACTTATCCCTTGTACAAAGAAAAGGCGTGATTTCATTGGAAAGGGATTGGCTTACTAGAAAGTGGGTGTGGCCTAAGTTGTGGCACCAGGCGCCAAAATTTTAAGGCCATATAGTTTACACTTTCTAAGACTTAGGCCCTTTCCATCATCAGTTCTGTCCAATTCCTAACGCTAGATATTATAGGACCTGGTGCCATTTTACTTACTTAGCCCAATTCATGGAGTTGTGGACAGTGCTCTTCTCTGGAAGATAGTCTCCTGCAAAACTGACCATCTGGATCCTATAGGAACGCTCATGATTCCACTTATTCTTCTGTTTACTGGCAAACTGCATGTAGCGAGGCATGGGGCCATGCTGCTGAAAGGCGGCCTGGTTCTCAGACGCCAGAACCTTCTTGGTGAGCTTAGTTTGTTGTAACATCCGTTCCGGATTCCAGGGAACATCCAGATCTTCAAACTCCATATCATGAGCAACCAGAGAATTATTTACTCCTGCAACCAGGGTTAATAAGATATCAAATTATCATAAATTATGCAAAACAAACCTTTTTGCACAATTTTCTCCTATCGCACATATCAACTTTCCTATAATATCTGCAATTTATAGGCAGCACCTTATagaacagggggagcagattcATATATAGTTTGATTCAATAAGAATCAGTAAAATTTGTCATGTATTCAGCCACATCCCTGcccattctgggcttaggagtccagtgggcggtcctactcagtaacTACCCTGTTTACACAGTCATATAGGAAACTTTTCTTACACCCTTATATGTCAATGggctcagcttctcctgctctgtAAACATGCCTAAAGATAGGACTGCGTTTTCCTGTTACAGGCTATCTTCATGGGATTATAAAAGCATGGCTGTTTTGCAGTGCCACGACTGTCCACAGGTGAAGTGCAGAATTACATCTCATTCCATACACTTCATcaaactgaactgcaataccaggcacgacCCAGACAGGTATGTTGCTGTGTCTGACAGACGTCACGTTGTCTAAACCTGTACAacacctttagggctagttcacacgggggcaaagaagctgattttgacagcggattttgcttcaaaatccgcctctttacaatagtggtctatgtagactgctagcttttttttctgctagcagaaaaaaagaagcaacatgacctttctccaggtgttttccgcctgaagaaagcaatagaagtgaatgggaggcgaaaaaacaTGACACGACACGTTTTTTTGGCCCATTCATTATACGGGAGGGGAAACCGCCTGAtgtttttttgaagcggtttttacaaaaaacgctccaaaaaaaagctccaaaaagcgcagcaaggtccaaaaatggcttcctaattaggaagcgtttttttcaggaccaaaataagccacacgtaatttacgtgtgaactagcccttaagataACCACAGATCAGAGAGTCAAAAAACCCCAGTAATGAGCATTAATACTGATAATATATGGTCATGAATATCTAGTCCATTAGATGAACATGATTGCTTTTCTGAAGGGGTTATCAGGAATTTTCACCCTATAGCTGGGGGGCGGTACCCACTACAAGGGAACAGAAATCTGCATGTAATTCTGATTGTGTGTATGTACCCTAAGATTCCCTTTACATACAAGTGCCTGGTCCAGTAGACCTGAACCTTAAGGGGTCTGATCtcctatacaatatactgcaatattaatgGATTGCAGTATATTGCAAAGGCCACTGACTTCTATTAAACATGTAATAGAACCATAGTACtgataggcctgggagcctttaacaggaTCTCATCTGTCAACCAATTGTTTGATTATTACAATATGGCGGCTCTTATGGCTCTGTTTTTCCTTATGGCTCTGTAAttcctagacaactcctttaagataaCCCTAACTTATGAAGGATCTAGTAATGGCATCTATACGGATAAAACATGGTTGAGCTGAACATGACTAATTTCCTGAAGGTGGGTGCTTAGGAATTTTCACCCTGTAGCTGGAGAAGGCCCAAAACCAGCATGTGGAAATCTGCACGTAATCCTGATGGTGTGCATGTACGCTTAGATCCCATTTACATACAAGTGCCTGAGCTAGTAGACAGAACCTGCACTTTCCACATATTGTGTTTCTCCCCTTTATCCATTTTTGGTGCGGGGCCAAATCTCATTTTCCCTGTTTACTGCTTCCCCTGATAGCGATGCGCTGCAGAATAAGCTGGTGCCATGTAGATAGTTGTTATTATCTGCATTATTACAGAAGTCTATGTATTCTTTCTTAGGTTTCAGAATGATAATAAATATCTTTTCATGTAATGGAGGGTCTGCATTGACCAGTCCTGAGCGCCTCTCGGTACATCTATGAACATGTAAATATAGAAGGTCACTTACCTCCAACATCCAGGTCCACTTTATAGTTTATAAAATGTGTATGAATGGTCCCCAGAGTATGAGGACCCACTCTATGTCCATGCTGTACCCCTCCATCCATGAAGAAAGATGTACTTATATATCCTGTTGCATGAACTTTAGACTCAATAGCCCCATTTTGGTAGAACATGAAGTCAAACACATAGTCATAGTTTCCAAGAGTGGCGATGGTTCTTATAACCAAAACAGTGTTGGCCAAACCACCATAGTAAGAAGAACCAAGACTGGAGAAGTGTCGTCTCAAAGGAATGCCAGTGTTGAGTTCAAAGATGCAAATAGATCCCTTGTTGAGGACTGGGATGTCTGAGTCAAGCAAATAATGGGTATCTACAAATGTAGCAAAATAAGGACAGTCAATGCCACGGACCAACTGGAAGACAGAACGACCAATGCCAAAGTGTCCATCCATGTACCTTGTTGACATCCCAGTTGGAGCATTGGACCCATAAACAGATATGGCTTCTTGGATGCTAAGCTCATAAACTATCCTTTCACCTCTGAACTTGATGTCATATAACCGGAGTCCTCTGTTGACATTAACCCCAAATGCAAAACTCCAGTGCTGGAACAACACCTGGTTATTTTTCACGCTATATCGAGCTCCTTGTGGTTCATATTGCATGGGGATATCTTGGACTGAATTTTTTGGGGGATTCAGAGAAGCAATGTCTTCCTGACGTTGTGGCTTTTTCATCTTAACTACCTTCAATTGTCCCTTCTTATATTTATCCTCCAACATAGACGGACTATCAAAGTACTCACCATTATAAAATACCTTTTCCACACTCCACTTCTTATTGTCAAGGTTTTTATGGTTCATCAGAAATTCTAACCCAGTTGGATGCAGGAAAAATCCACTACCACGTGTGTTAAGGAAGAGCCCAAACCAGGTTTGCCTTTCTCCAGATGCAAAGCCCCTTGGAGCACTGGTCAAAGCTGCAAAATATTCCGAGTCAGACTCATTATAGCCTAATACATCCTTAAGGAAACTTTTTGCCTTGGGATATTCTTTCTCAATAAAGTGCTTTCGTATCTGAAGGTACTCGCTGCCAATGACTGGTCTACGGTGGTAAGGCAGTTTGCCTTTATATCTCTGAAAGGTAACATCTTTCTTGTATGTTGGGTTTGGAAGAGGTCCTACAACATACTCCAGAATTTCAGGTTCGGTATGACTTCCAAAATATACAATAGCCAATGCTTCTCTCTTGGGCTTAGGTCCTCCTTTATCCAGGTACAATAAGGCGTCTTGCTTGCTTGGAGGCAGTAGTTCCACTGAATAGATGCAGTTAGAAGAAGGGTCAGCACTGGAGATGTCTACCAGATTCTCATTGATATTCTTCTTAAGGTATTCCACCACCTGCTGAAGTTCTTCAGGTGTCAGGTCCGCAAACACCAAGCTTTGGTCAttgtgcttcaaaacagatgttTTTTGGTTTCCAGAAGTACAAGATTTAGTTTTGTATCCAAACAAAAGTACAGAAACCAAAGCTAAAATGGTGGCAACTGCAAGGATCAGAAGTGCAGTGACTACTTTAACATTCATGTTTGCATTGCATTAAACCATCAGTTCCTCCAGTGTAAGGATTGAAGTCCGTGCCTTGGCTCAGAAGGAATGTTTTTCACTCATTACTGTCTTTTTAACTTGCTGGATCCCATGAGGAAACTGGAAAAGTGggaggagacaagaaactggatgCTGAAGAAAAGATTAGGATTTATTTTGGAACCTTCTTAACCCTGAAGCCTCCACATAGCTTCTAAGATATCTAGCTCGATTTTACACATGCAGTGTCTTCCGTGGAGTGTGTTAGAGAATTTCCTTGAAGCTGGAgaacaggaccagacacattttcaggttttttcgtCCATGAGGGGCTATGACAATCTTTTTTTGTTATTTCAATGATTTTTCCTCCTTCACAAagggctttatttttaagttGTTAATTATTTTGCtatatttcttctttattttaATGCCTGAGAAAATAGTAAACTGAAAAGAAAGGTAGACATGTctgtttttcaaattttttaactaaaaaaaaaaataaaataaattaaactaGCTCTCCATCTTCCTTATGGTATTTCTTTACTAAGATGACACATACTTTGACATGGGGGTGATGCAcaaattttttttatgcatttatttattcttttatacATTATACTTTCCCATGCATAtgctcataatagacctttgggggggCATTTTAAGAATACTTTTCtctgctgatttcccctgtaactgggactGATACAATAATCGTAGATAtaggaggaatgcagcctcctaaGCCATACTGTAGAGCTAATGTGGGTCCTCATGTGACCACCGGGCTGGAACTGGAGCCCCATCTTGGGAAGGCAGGGACCGTAATAAACTGCCCTTGCCTTCCCTATGGGAGGTCTGTTTGGACTGTAGTAACAACAGCATCTCTATCGCTGCATGATTTCGTGCAGCTGATTAACCTCACCAGGATGTATGTATTGTGGGgatggtagctcggtagcagcactggtgtggacccaaccagtcagagacagggacacaaaatctggtgcacACAGGTCTATTTAGTAaatatagcaaaataaataaaccttcaggtcaagtacaaaaataaacaaaataaaaaaatagcctTAACTTCAtacaaaacaaaactcctgcttgtccgagctctaactaatacagaataaggctaacagtacgtgtggcttactatcgGTCACACGATCAAATAAAACACAAGTCCCAGTTTGGTCTCATACCAgacaatggtaaacatctggttcgcagcgccaataaacttcctggttatgttcagacaTGTATTACATTATCCttatatgtgacaatcagagacaaaagtatagtatgcactctgattgataggagaggggataacatggacagaagtccttGCTATCCCTCAACccgtcacatacaggttatgcagtgACAAAGAGTATGTATCAactctgtgcagtctgcagcTCCTTCACACAGCTCTAAGATGCTGACTGAGGCAGGATTTGTTATTAGGAATATGATgaccttggattcattttaaacatGAGCGATTTTCTGATAAaaacgctgtcaggaattgagaagTGCATTGGGATCTCATTGACGAACATTGTTTTTGTCAGCAAATTGTTTCGGCTCTGTAAGGGCTAACGTGATGATCTTGGTATCATGTGAAAGATGAAAATTGGCACTAGTAGCAAGGACGTATTACGTACATCTTCTGCAACTAAATTACCaaccaggaaagggttaaagtccccctgcagttgttcccacagtttaatgttcctcccttaacacaaaaaaaaacaaaaaaacacacacactaatactcacctctcctctcaCCCCTGTTATCCCAGGCCTGAGTCTTCAGGAAGCTGCAGGCGctatgtaagtgatgtcatcataaTGTGCCTGCAGCTCCATGGAAAGAGAGGAtgaatgatgaagcagggagtggaTGGCTTCCTGCTTCATTGTTCTATGCAACTAGGGCAGCCTGGCAGGACAGCATATGTAGGCTGTCCCAACGGGGACGCCGCTACCATAAGGTCTGGTGCAAGtgcactgttggccctatggttaaagaagCCCTGCCCACATAGCAGTGGTTTTGTTACCTCACGAACAACAGATGCCAGATGAAGACAGGGCTACACTACATCCTATATAAGTCTGTATCTGGAGGATTCTGTCACTAAGCAAGGGAGCCTCTAGGGTCTCCACCAGTGCCGTaaatagcaaagactgggccatccagcaaacttttacatttacacacactataatgtcccaaagtggcctccagatagTATAATGTACCAGggtagcccctgcatacagtaaaaTGTACCACCATAGcctctgcacatacagtattatgccccatagtcgccactgcacacactattatgtcccatagtggaccacccatgaacaattataccctggggtcttttcggaccccagagtataatgatcagagacccagggaaggatacaaacataaaaaacactgctacttacctctccaaggTTCAGTGCACTCCCTGCTACTTTCAGCCCTCTTCAGTGTTGGAAGAGATGTCGCATGAGCCAGGCTAGCATCGCTACGTATAATGATGCCGGCCTGGCCCATGTGatatctgggacatcaccaaataggcctgaaggctgccagagtgcaggagaagtaaataacagtagtttttatgttacctcacctcccctggccctccgcttattataccaCGGGGACTTACCGATTGCAGTTACTACTCGCAGCCGCGTCTGCTTCccaggcggccatgagcaggagcgaggattggtaagcaaatagggcccgttacctgttggggttactccagcaggtaatggactattaacagaaaaaaaaaatgcattgggCCCCACAAGGccctctaatgtcctgggccctgtacaATCCGCTACCTCGATATTTACACCACTGGTGTCCACTCTGTACAGGTATTATTCTGTTTTACTCCCTTTTATTTTTATAGCTGTTGGTGTGGTATTTCATTTGTTACTTAGTCCTTATAGCACTGAACCATCTCAGCATTAAAGTGTTAACTTTAAAGTCAATGTGTTTACGCTCTATTACCTTTTTGAGTGTGTATGTGAGTGAGGTTTCTGCTGGACCTGAATCAGCAGTGGTGGCTGTATTTGGGGGTGCATGAACTGTGATTTACAttcaatttgcagcctgagagAAGGGCGAGTGCaggattgagtgagtggagtgaacTGACCTGGCAGCCGCACCCGTGTCAAGTGCTAAGACTGCCTGTACGTGACATCCAGGATACCCACAGTTTTAATATGAAGTTGGAGAAggtaacccccccccacacacacacactccccaaaaacacaaaacacatactcacctgttctcaCTGCTCTGGTATCTCTGTGGTCCAATCCTGCTGCTCCACTGTCTGTTTTGGTAGAATTCCCTGCCGCACTGTGACCTCCCGTGTCCCTTTCCTTAGCCCGCCGatcggcctcagtggtcatgtgcaggTGTTTTGccggaaaaaaaccccaaaacaccgaagcagcaggatcagactacactggTAGACAAgtgatcatatttttttttttccccacgacCTCATAAAACATGTGGGCCACCTGACATATATAGTCAACAGGCAGATCAGAAGTAGTTAAGAGTCCATATAAAGAGCTTTTCTATGCAAATAAAATACAAAGGTTGTGGCGgtggaaggaagaaaaaaaaaaaaaaaaaagacctttaTGTTATGAGAACCATTTTTTTTGAGAATGggactgtgtgatacagtatcatGTGAGTACAGGAACAGATAGCCGTAGTAGTTCTGTATCTCATAGCAGTATGATGGTGGGTTCAGTTCAGACAAGCCAGGCCAGGAAATGCGGTAAGGTTTACGGTTATCTATATAGGTGCTTAATGCCGACAGGCAACCTATTAGGCTCTGCCATATAATAATAGCTAACAGGGTTTAGTCGCAGCTGCCATTGCAATCCAttagagatacagtcctatgaaaaagtttgggcacccctattaatcttaatcatttttagttctaaatattttggtgtttgcaacagccatttcagtttgatatatctaataactgatggacacagtaatatttcaggattgaaatgaggtttattgtactaacagagaatgtgcaatatgcattaaaccaaaatttgactggtgcaaaagtatgggcacctcaacagaaaagtgacatatttagtagatcctccttttgcctgtagtcgcttcctgtagcttttaatcagttcctggatgaaggtattttggaccattcctctttacaaaacaattcaagttcagttaagtttgatggtcgccgagcatggacagcccgctctcaaatgatctgaaaacaaaaagattgttcaacatagttgttcaggggaaggatacaaaaagttgtctcagatttaacctgtcagtttccactgtgaggaacatagtaaggaaatggaagaccatagggacagttcttgttaagtccagaagtggcaggccaaaaaaaatatcagaaaggcagagaagaagaatggtgagaacagtcaaggacaatccacagaccacctccaaagagctgcagcatcatcttgctgcagatggtgtcactgtgcatcggtcaactatacagcgcactttgcacaaatagaagctgtatgggagagtgatgagaaagaagccgtttctgcaagcacgccacaaacagagtcgcctgaggtatgcaaaagcacatttgaacaagccagcttcattttggaagaaggtcctgtggactgatgaaacaaagattgagttgtttggtcatacaaaaaggcgttatgcatggtgtccaaaaaaaacagcattccaagaaaaacacttgctacccactgtaaaatttggtggaggttccatcatgctttggggctgtgtggccaatgccggcaccaggaatcttgttaaagttgagggtcgcatggattccactcagtatcagcagattcttgagaatagtgttcaagaatcagtgacgaagttgaagttacgccagggatggatatttcagcaagacaatgatccaaaacaccgctccaaatcgactcaggcattcatgcagaggaacaatgacaatgttctggaatggccatcccagtccccagacctgaatatcattgaacatctgtgggatgatttgaagcgggctgtccatgctcggcgaccatcaaactgaactgaacttgaattgttttgtaaagaggaatggtccaaaataccttcatccaggatccaggaactgattaagagctacaggaagcgactaggggcaaaaggaggatctactaaatattaatgtcacttttctgttgaggtgcccatacttttgcaccggtcaaattttggtttaatgcatattgcacattttctgttagtacaataaacctcatttcaatcctgaaatattactgtgtccatcagttattagatatatcaaactgaaatggctgctgcaaactccaaaatatttagaactaaaaatgattaagattaataggggtgcccaaactttttcataggactgtaactagttGTGAATCTGCATTGTGTGTACTTGGTTTATTGTGGTGTATATGGAGGCAGCTCAAAGCAATGATATCACATATAACATCTCAGCACATAAAAACCTAAGGCTATCATACACGCTTCACAACACTTCTATATTAGAACACATTTAACCCCTATCATTATTCCATACACACACGTGCAATGCCTCAGGCAGACCTTCCGATGAATAATTCTCACTTTAACCCAGCAGTGACCTCCATTTTCTTTCACAATTATGTAATCTACTGATCTGTATTACAATGGAGGAGAGAGCGGTAATCGGTTATTATGTGAGGAAGGAAGTTGTATAAATCCTGCACTGATAGTTATAAAGAGCCTTCAAGCTCCGCATCGCTGCATGTCAGCATCCTGTCCCCTTGTGGGATCTGGCATCACTACTGGAGCCAAGGGAGCGTGGAGCTTAGAATCATGTTCTTGTGCTGCCCCCTGGTGGAATCAATAATGAATAGCA contains:
- the LOC142208654 gene encoding amine oxidase [copper-containing] 3-like; the encoded protein is MNVKVVTALLILAVATILALVSVLLFGYKTKSCTSGNQKTSVLKHNDQSLVFADLTPEELQQVVEYLKKNINENLVDISSADPSSNCIYSVELLPPSKQDALLYLDKGGPKPKREALAIVYFGSHTEPEILEYVVGPLPNPTYKKDVTFQRYKGKLPYHRRPVIGSEYLQIRKHFIEKEYPKAKSFLKDVLGYNESDSEYFAALTSAPRGFASGERQTWFGLFLNTRGSGFFLHPTGLEFLMNHKNLDNKKWSVEKVFYNGEYFDSPSMLEDKYKKGQLKVVKMKKPQRQEDIASLNPPKNSVQDIPMQYEPQGARYSVKNNQVLFQHWSFAFGVNVNRGLRLYDIKFRGERIVYELSIQEAISVYGSNAPTGMSTRYMDGHFGIGRSVFQLVRGIDCPYFATFVDTHYLLDSDIPVLNKGSICIFELNTGIPLRRHFSSLGSSYYGGLANTVLVIRTIATLGNYDYVFDFMFYQNGAIESKVHATGYISTSFFMDGGVQHGHRVGPHTLGTIHTHFINYKVDLDVGGVNNSLVAHDMEFEDLDVPWNPERMLQQTKLTKKVLASENQAAFQQHGPMPRYMQFASKQKNKWNHERSYRIQMVSFAGDYLPEKSTVHNSMNWAKYKLAVTKRKEEEGVSSSIYNQNDPWTPTVQFSKFIDNENIQDEDLVAWITTGFLHIPHAEDIPNTVTAGNGVGFYLRPYNYFSEDPSVFSEDAVYFLPDDDLSSCSANPLACLSQTASCAPKTPPFTYNGFDNKYIIL